AGAATGAGATAATTGACTTTAACCTAAAATTGATTATTTTGTAAGGCAACAAGGTAAATGCTATCTCATGAACTTCTGGCGCCGGCTCCAGTTGAACAAGAAGGGGAGAGACGAGAAATATTATCCCCTTTTCGAGTATGCCTCGGATGCCATCATGGTGCTGGAATTCACCGGTCTCATCCTGGACGTGAATGAGAATATGTGCCGGCTCTTGCAATATACCCGGGACGAATTGTTATCCAAAAACCTCACGCAGTTGCTGGACCCGGATGAACTAAACCAATTCCCCCTCCGTTTCCGGGAGCTTTTTGAAGGCAGGGAGCTTTTAGCCGAAAGAAAAATGATCAAAAAGGACGGAAATATTGCTTTCGTAGAGGCGTCCGTAAAGAAAATCGACAACAGCAGGATCATTACCATTATCCGGGACATCACCTACCTGAGAACCGTGCAGAAACAGATCGCCGTGAGCGAATCCCTCTTTCGAAGCGCATTTGAACATTCGGCTATTGGGATGGGCCTGGTATCGATCGAAGGGAATTGGATCAAGGTCAACCGGCAACTATGCAGAATTGTCGGCTATAACGAGGAAGAAATGATGCGTTGCAGGTTCCAGGACATTACCCACCCGGATGACCTGGAGGCGGATCTGACGCTGCTGCGGCAAACCCTGGACGGGAAGATCAATGTCTACAGGATAGAGAAAAGGTATATCCATAAAGATGGTTCCGTCGTATGGATCAACCTCACCGCCTCCCTTATCAGGGATGAACGGAATGTCCCCATGTACTTTGTTTCCCAGGTTGAAGATGTTACTGAAAAGAAAAAAATCAGCGAGCAATTAATGGAATCCGAGAACAAGTTCCGCACCCTGGTAGAACAGTCACTGGTGGGGGTGTACATCATTAAAAACGGTGTTTTCTCTTATGTGAGTCCCAGATATGCGGAAATATTTGGCTATACGCAGGAAGAAATGACTAACAGCTTCCCTGCAGAAACCGCGGCTTATCCGGAAGACCGCCACCTATACTATGAATATACGGAGGACCGGCTTTCCGGCAGGGTCGATTATGTTCACTATGAAGCAAGAGGTATGAAGAAGGGTGGGGAACCTTTTTGGGTGGAGGTCTTCGGTTCCAGGACTTATTATGAAGGCGGCCTTGCCATTATCGGCACTTTGTTGGATATAAGCGAACGGAAAAGACAGGAAGAGAGCATGAGGGAATTGGCATCCCATCTTCAGGACATCAGGGAAGAAGAGCGATACAAGATGTCCCGGGAAATACACGATGAACTGGGCCAGCAGTTGACAGCACTGAAACTGGAGGTATCTGCCCTTCGGTTCAAGCTCACCGATGACGTCGCCCGGCAAAAGGCCGGCGAGATCATCGACCTGATCAGCACGACCATCAATACCGTCAGAAAGATTGCCACAGATCTGAGACCGTACGTTTTGGACGATCTTGGCCTCGTGGCGGCTCTCCAGTGGCAAACCCGGGAATTCGAAAAGCGGTCCGGGATAAAGAGCGCGTTCACCAGCAATGTTATAGACATAGACGTTGAACCCAAAAACGGGCTTGCGATATTTCGTATATACCAGGAGTCCCTTACGAATATTATGAGACACGCCCATGCCGGTCATGTGTCGGCCATCCTGAAAGAAGAGGAGGATTCCCTTCAGCTCATCGTCGAGGATGACGGAGACGGGTTTGATCCGACACTTTTAAAAACGACGAAATCGCTGGGATTGGTGGGGATCAAGGAGCGGGCGCTGGTCATGAACGGTCATTTTGAGATCACGACCGCACCTGGCAAGGGAACCACTCTGTCCTTGTCGATACCGTTAAGTAAAATTGTCCATCCTTAATTGTTATACATGCGCATCTTGATTGCCGATGATCACCTTGTTGTCAGGAAAGGGCTTATCAATATCCTGTCCATCAAATTTCCCTTTGCTACAATAGGTGAAGTATCCACTACCGAAGAGTTGATCGGGGAAGTTTTCAAAGAGGATTGGGACATCGTGATATCGGACATCGACATGCCCGGACGTAGCGGTCTGGAGGCCATTCAACAAATCAAGCAATTTCGCCCGAAATTACCCATATTAATACTTAGCTTCCATTCCGAACATCTTTATGCCACAAGGGTATTAAGAGCGGGAGCCTCAGGATACCTGAAGAAGGATATGGCTGCGGAAGAGTTGGTCGAGGCCATTCATAAGATCATGGCGGGCAAGAAATATATTTCCGCCACGGTAGCCGAAATGCTGGCAGAAGACCTGGACGCGCCCGGTAGCGATGTGCCGCACGAATTGCTTTCGGATCGCGAATTTGAAATATTGCGGCAACTGGCTACCGGTAAATCTATTATCGAAATTGCCGAGCTGTTCTCCATAAGTCCATCGACGGTAAGCACGCATCGGGCCAGGATACTCGCGAAAATGCACATGAAATCGAATGCAGAGCTTACCCTTTATGTCTTTGAGAACAAGCTGGGTGAAAGCTCCCCCAAACCGGAAAAATAAATACGGGGAGAATAGAAACTCTCCCCGTGTTACCAGATAGCACCTCACCGTGCCCCTGGCCAAGCCAAAAACCATAAATCTTACCTTATTCAAAAACCCGAGGCCATTTCTGGCGCCGGGAAAACCTTCGTGCCGATCTTCTAAATTGGCAAAAGTTGGCTACCCGGGAAATAGCGTTACATCGGTTGTTGAATAGTTGTAAGGCCAGGGATCATATAGCTGAACAGCTACCAATTTTTTATTGACCAGACCTCAAAAACATGCGCAAACGTTTGCCCAATGGCTCTTTTTCTTATATGTTCAGACATATTGACAATATCTGAAGAATACGAATTATTATTGTACACGATCAAACATTGAAACGATTGCACATGAAGATATGGATTGCCGCGTGTGTGTTTGCCTGCTCGTTACCTTGCAGCGCACAGGAGAAGGTCGATACCTCCGTCAGAGAAATCATTTTAGTATTCAAATCGCACCTGGATGTCGGCTATAGCGACTATGCAGAAGGGGTATTACAGAAATACACCGGGGGCAATGTGGTGGACGCGCTGGACCTGATCGATAAAACCGGGAAGCGGTTCGTATGGACCACGCCGGGATGGGAGATGAAGGAAATGCTGGAGCGTGCGCAGCCGGGGACGAAAATACGCCTCGAAGCTGCCTTACGTTCGGGGAACCTTGCGTTGAACGCCTTGCCATTCAACATCGAAACGGAAGCCTGTGACCCGGAAATGCTGGTGCGCGGGCTGGGGGTATCCTCCGCCCTTTCCCGGGAATACGGTTTGCCGTTGCCGAGGGACGCCAAACAAACCGACGTGCCGAGTCATTCCTGGATATTGCCCACGTTGCTGACCAACGCGGGCGTCCGTTTTTTGCACATTGGATGTAACTATTCTTCCGGACCGCCGGAAGTTCCCCTCCTGTTCTGGTGGGAAGGACCGGACGGGTCGCGGCTGATGACGATGTATTATGCGCCGGCATACGGTACACAACTGCTGCCCACGGTGGGCTGGCCCTTTAAGACCTGGCTGGCGCTCATGGTGAAGAATGACAACGAACCCCCACCCAGTCAAAAGGAGCTGGATGCGTTGATCGCCCGCGCACACCGGTTGGCGCCGAATGCCCGGATCCGCATAGGCCGCATCTCCGATTTTTACGACGACATCATGAAAGAGCATCCCAGCCTGCCTGTGGTCCGGGGAGATATGCCGGATACCTGGATACATGGGTATATGTCGATGCCCAGGGAAGTAAAGGGATCACGGAATACAAGCCGGGACCTGTTCGCCTGGGAATCGTTGGATGCCTTGTCGTCGTTGTGGATGAGGCGCACCAGGGATATTACGGGCGCCCTGTCCGGAGCCTATCTCAACGACCTCCTTTTCGACGAGCATACGTTCGGCTTGTCGATGAGCTATAAACAGAACGGCGTGTGGGGGTATGGCGATGCGTTCAAGCTGAACCGGGCGGAAGGTATGTACGACGATATAGAGCG
This sequence is a window from Dinghuibacter silviterrae. Protein-coding genes within it:
- a CDS encoding response regulator, which translates into the protein MRILIADDHLVVRKGLINILSIKFPFATIGEVSTTEELIGEVFKEDWDIVISDIDMPGRSGLEAIQQIKQFRPKLPILILSFHSEHLYATRVLRAGASGYLKKDMAAEELVEAIHKIMAGKKYISATVAEMLAEDLDAPGSDVPHELLSDREFEILRQLATGKSIIEIAELFSISPSTVSTHRARILAKMHMKSNAELTLYVFENKLGESSPKPEK
- a CDS encoding PAS domain-containing sensor histidine kinase, which gives rise to MNFWRRLQLNKKGRDEKYYPLFEYASDAIMVLEFTGLILDVNENMCRLLQYTRDELLSKNLTQLLDPDELNQFPLRFRELFEGRELLAERKMIKKDGNIAFVEASVKKIDNSRIITIIRDITYLRTVQKQIAVSESLFRSAFEHSAIGMGLVSIEGNWIKVNRQLCRIVGYNEEEMMRCRFQDITHPDDLEADLTLLRQTLDGKINVYRIEKRYIHKDGSVVWINLTASLIRDERNVPMYFVSQVEDVTEKKKISEQLMESENKFRTLVEQSLVGVYIIKNGVFSYVSPRYAEIFGYTQEEMTNSFPAETAAYPEDRHLYYEYTEDRLSGRVDYVHYEARGMKKGGEPFWVEVFGSRTYYEGGLAIIGTLLDISERKRQEESMRELASHLQDIREEERYKMSREIHDELGQQLTALKLEVSALRFKLTDDVARQKAGEIIDLISTTINTVRKIATDLRPYVLDDLGLVAALQWQTREFEKRSGIKSAFTSNVIDIDVEPKNGLAIFRIYQESLTNIMRHAHAGHVSAILKEEEDSLQLIVEDDGDGFDPTLLKTTKSLGLVGIKERALVMNGHFEITTAPGKGTTLSLSIPLSKIVHP